A window from Candidatus Methylacidiphilales bacterium encodes these proteins:
- a CDS encoding TolC family protein codes for MCPGPFKLFSAVLFCLALHAAGAETQPPAAVPPTEPRRALPVEPFAGQPLNLKTCYELALLRMESVGLRDEDVRVAQARYREAIGAILPNVTLTGNQYFYKDQSSSFSSFSTGGNTSAAGPVGTSDLTPRMASVDVKVPLFSGLRDVELAHAAKAQIEGNRQTAQRIRQSLYLDVAESFYQTLDYEEDLRILADVETTLQDRVKELEKRVRLGKSRDSELLDASTSLAQTKVSVEHTRGLLSATREMLAFLIGLPSEQITLRDDSPPAPGSLALAEYLNQVAGRPDVLAAVQAEQAARAQLSAAKGEHWPKLSFEGNYTLYDSSNLQTGNWYGFLTLEVPVFDGGSIEARVDQNKSLYVERRLDLAQLQREAERDIRTYFNQFNLSLAELVRLEEAVKTSGLNYQAQRSDYELKIVNNLDVLSALYRFQNLRRDENTARMNTRLNLIKLYVAAGSVAQGSGRK; via the coding sequence ATGTGTCCCGGCCCGTTTAAACTTTTTTCTGCTGTTCTTTTCTGCCTCGCTCTTCATGCAGCCGGGGCGGAAACCCAGCCACCCGCAGCCGTCCCGCCCACTGAACCACGGCGCGCCCTGCCGGTGGAGCCCTTCGCCGGGCAACCGCTCAACCTCAAAACCTGTTACGAATTGGCCCTTCTCCGGATGGAAAGCGTCGGCCTGCGGGACGAGGATGTCCGCGTCGCCCAGGCCCGCTATCGCGAGGCCATCGGCGCGATTTTGCCGAACGTCACCCTGACCGGTAATCAATATTTTTACAAAGATCAGTCGAGCAGTTTCTCTTCTTTCAGCACGGGCGGCAACACAAGCGCCGCTGGGCCCGTCGGCACGAGTGACCTCACCCCGCGCATGGCATCCGTCGATGTCAAGGTGCCGCTCTTCTCGGGACTGCGCGATGTCGAACTGGCCCATGCGGCAAAAGCGCAAATCGAAGGCAACCGCCAGACCGCACAGAGGATCCGGCAAAGCTTGTATCTCGACGTGGCGGAGTCGTTTTACCAAACGCTCGACTACGAGGAGGACCTGCGCATCCTGGCTGATGTCGAAACCACCCTGCAAGACCGGGTCAAGGAACTGGAAAAACGGGTCCGCCTCGGCAAATCGCGCGACAGCGAGCTGCTTGACGCCAGCACATCACTGGCGCAAACAAAAGTCAGCGTGGAACACACCCGCGGCTTGTTGTCCGCCACACGCGAAATGCTGGCCTTCCTCATCGGCCTGCCATCGGAACAAATCACGCTACGGGATGATTCCCCACCCGCGCCCGGCAGCCTGGCCCTGGCGGAATATTTGAACCAGGTGGCCGGCCGGCCCGATGTGCTGGCGGCGGTGCAGGCCGAGCAAGCCGCCCGAGCGCAACTCTCCGCGGCCAAGGGCGAGCACTGGCCCAAGCTCAGCTTTGAAGGGAATTACACCCTCTACGATTCCAGCAATCTTCAAACCGGCAATTGGTACGGCTTTCTGACTCTGGAGGTGCCGGTGTTCGACGGCGGCAGCATCGAAGCGCGGGTGGATCAGAATAAATCGCTCTATGTCGAGCGCCGCCTGGATCTCGCGCAACTGCAGCGCGAAGCCGAGCGCGATATACGCACCTATTTCAACCAGTTTAACCTGTCGCTCGCGGAACTTGTCCGGTTGGAGGAAGCCGTTAAAACCTCCGGGCTTAATTACCAGGCCCAACGGTCCGACTATGAATTGAAGATCGTGAATAATCTCGACGTATTGAGCGCTCTCTATCGTTTTCAAAATTTGCGCCGGGACGAAAACACGGCCCGCATGAACACCCGCCTGAATCTTATCAAACTGTATGTTGCAGCCGGCAGCGTGGCGCAGGGATCAGGCAGGAAATAA